A stretch of Halostagnicola kamekurae DNA encodes these proteins:
- a CDS encoding Cdc6/Cdc18 family protein, producing the protein MIADLRVFDDEFVPPDLLHRENEIEQLLRRFTTRHPAESDVLISGPSGVGKTVLARTAVDHLETQTDVTRVFVDSLGKTTGGILRAMLEQLPRGPNEVAQTLPTRDVCREIREAITSETIVVLDEGDDLPQTNAVGELLAMANVTVVVIAHDGTDWLSRLDVTDGHRLDQGHLELGRYGVDELADILERRARQGLHGEPVSRAQLEAIADEVAGVARHGIQSLRSAAVLARERGHRRVRDRDVDDSYEHARHRIRKLNLSSLPFHHQVLYAIIHEAEELSASELHDRYDAVSGDIYAGSPPQPLGERARREKLSKLAEYDLIDYDGPTRDRLYWVIDSDVEPLLELPGRMPLE; encoded by the coding sequence ATGATCGCCGATCTGCGGGTGTTCGACGACGAGTTCGTCCCACCCGATTTGCTCCATCGGGAGAACGAGATCGAACAGCTTCTCCGCCGGTTTACCACCCGCCACCCAGCGGAGTCGGACGTCCTTATCTCCGGACCCAGTGGGGTCGGGAAGACAGTTCTCGCCCGAACAGCGGTCGATCACCTCGAGACACAGACCGACGTCACGCGGGTGTTCGTCGACTCGCTCGGGAAGACGACCGGCGGCATTCTTCGGGCGATGCTCGAGCAGCTGCCTCGAGGACCGAACGAGGTCGCCCAGACCCTCCCGACGAGAGACGTCTGCCGAGAGATCCGTGAGGCGATCACCAGCGAAACGATCGTCGTCCTGGATGAAGGTGATGATCTCCCCCAGACGAACGCAGTCGGTGAACTGCTCGCGATGGCGAACGTCACGGTCGTGGTGATCGCCCACGACGGAACCGATTGGCTCTCACGTCTGGACGTCACCGACGGCCACCGACTCGACCAGGGTCACCTTGAGCTCGGACGCTACGGCGTCGACGAACTCGCGGACATCCTTGAGCGGCGTGCCCGCCAGGGATTGCATGGCGAACCCGTCTCTCGAGCCCAACTCGAGGCGATCGCCGACGAGGTCGCCGGCGTCGCTCGCCATGGGATCCAGTCGCTGCGCTCCGCGGCAGTGCTCGCTCGGGAACGCGGCCACCGTCGGGTGCGCGATCGGGACGTCGACGACTCCTACGAACATGCCCGCCACCGAATTCGGAAGTTGAATCTAAGTTCATTGCCGTTTCACCACCAAGTGCTGTATGCGATAATTCACGAAGCTGAGGAGCTCTCGGCGTCGGAGTTGCACGACCGCTACGACGCTGTTTCGGGGGATATCTATGCGGGGTCGCCGCCGCAACCACTTGGAGAACGCGCTCGCCGGGAGAAGCTCTCGAAGCTTGCAGAGTACGATCTCATCGACTATGACGGTCCGACACGTGATCGGCTCTACTGGGTAATTGATTCTGATGTAGAACCATTGCTAGAACTACCGGGAAGAATGCCATTAGAATGA
- a CDS encoding DUF7344 domain-containing protein encodes MTAAARPDQPAKFPRKLTTDKALHLFQPIRRRLVVELVDVLGPMHIRALSDAIACITDSQYDSVYVSLSQQHLPKLDDYDIVEFDEQDLEVAPGPHFADCAAFVDDAQSRFRSEADSEQIDRGER; translated from the coding sequence ATGACTGCAGCCGCCCGACCCGATCAGCCTGCGAAATTCCCACGCAAGCTGACGACCGACAAGGCGCTGCACCTGTTCCAGCCGATTCGCCGCCGACTCGTCGTCGAGCTCGTCGACGTACTCGGACCGATGCATATCCGAGCGCTGTCGGACGCGATCGCGTGCATCACCGACAGCCAGTACGACTCCGTATACGTCTCGCTATCTCAGCAACATCTCCCGAAACTCGACGATTACGACATCGTCGAATTCGATGAGCAGGACCTCGAGGTCGCACCAGGCCCCCACTTTGCTGACTGTGCGGCGTTTGTCGACGACGCCCAGAGCCGGTTCCGCTCAGAAGCCGACAGCGAACAGATCGATAGAGGTGAGCGGTGA